The following are encoded together in the Nocardioides sp. Arc9.136 genome:
- a CDS encoding SDR family oxidoreductase, whose protein sequence is MTTQELEGRVALVTGGGSGLGRAISLDLSGRGAHVLVADIDVDGAKRTAELAADAGVGSAEAVALDVTDRAAVDEVVRRAGKEHGARFDLLVNNAGTDRGADVVEVDDDQWHGVFAVNVHGPMYLSRAFVRHLQALGAETGDIVCVVSISALTVGAGAGAYNASKAAMHKLAEVMQTESRERGWPARVSIIDPAAMATPMMDQWGLPPERMMDPAIVAGLVRTAVTLPPEVVLQNVVVTLRNENYPR, encoded by the coding sequence ATGACGACTCAGGAGCTCGAGGGGCGCGTCGCGCTCGTCACCGGTGGCGGCAGCGGCCTCGGCCGCGCGATCAGCCTCGACCTGTCCGGACGCGGCGCGCACGTGCTCGTCGCCGACATCGACGTCGACGGCGCCAAGCGGACCGCGGAGCTCGCGGCGGACGCGGGCGTCGGCAGCGCCGAGGCGGTGGCCCTGGACGTCACCGACCGCGCGGCCGTCGACGAGGTGGTCCGGCGCGCGGGCAAGGAGCACGGTGCGCGCTTCGACCTGCTCGTGAACAACGCCGGCACCGACCGCGGCGCGGACGTCGTCGAGGTCGACGACGACCAGTGGCACGGAGTCTTCGCCGTCAACGTCCACGGGCCGATGTACCTCAGCCGCGCCTTCGTGCGGCACCTGCAGGCGCTCGGCGCCGAGACCGGCGACATCGTGTGCGTCGTGTCGATCAGCGCGCTCACGGTCGGCGCGGGTGCCGGTGCCTACAACGCCTCCAAGGCCGCGATGCACAAGCTGGCGGAGGTCATGCAGACCGAGTCCCGCGAGCGCGGCTGGCCGGCGCGGGTCAGCATCATCGACCCGGCGGCCATGGCCACGCCGATGATGGACCAGTGGGGCCTCCCGCCCGAGCGGATGATGGACCCCGCGATCGTCGCCGGCCTCGTCCGCACCGCGGTGACGCTGCCGCCGGAGGTGGTGCTCCAGAACGTCGTGGTGACGCTGCGCAACGAGAACTACCCGCGCTGA
- a CDS encoding ATP-binding protein gives MDAQALADSLPDGVVVADADQRVVLVSAPAARMLGVDGPGAVGRPLPEVLALRDQDGRAWTACNRPYGGIATRTAVPEQSWLLPDGTEVLVAARIHRDGVREPVRQVAVTIRSGRGRARLDRERSDLVATVAHELRSPLTGVKGFVQALLNRWDKLNDEQKKLMLTTVAADSDRLSRLIAELLDVARIDTGRLQLYPRPSDAGVLVTRIVESVAAGTARPIDLTLDDDLPAVHVDPDKFTQVVTNLVENGVRHGDGSVRVHVEAVAEGQGSDPAGVRVTVDDQGEGVPEEMRRRVFTKFWKGGARGGSGLGLYIVHGLVRAHGGTVTITDAPGGGARLVTTWPAEDLRAD, from the coding sequence GTGGACGCCCAGGCACTGGCCGACTCGCTGCCCGACGGCGTCGTCGTCGCCGACGCCGACCAGCGGGTGGTGCTGGTCTCGGCACCGGCGGCGCGGATGCTGGGGGTCGACGGCCCCGGAGCCGTCGGACGCCCGCTGCCCGAGGTGCTGGCGCTGCGCGACCAGGACGGCCGCGCCTGGACGGCGTGCAACCGCCCGTACGGCGGGATCGCCACCCGCACCGCCGTCCCGGAGCAGTCCTGGCTGCTCCCGGACGGCACCGAGGTGCTCGTCGCGGCCCGCATCCACCGCGACGGTGTCCGCGAACCGGTGCGCCAGGTCGCGGTGACCATCCGCTCCGGCCGCGGCCGCGCCCGGCTCGACCGGGAGCGCTCGGACCTCGTGGCGACCGTGGCGCACGAGCTGCGCTCGCCGCTGACCGGGGTGAAGGGCTTCGTGCAGGCGCTGCTCAACCGGTGGGACAAGCTCAACGACGAGCAGAAGAAGCTCATGCTCACCACCGTCGCCGCCGACTCCGACCGGCTCAGCCGGCTGATCGCCGAGCTGCTGGACGTCGCCCGCATCGACACGGGCCGGCTCCAGCTCTACCCCCGGCCCTCCGACGCCGGGGTGCTGGTCACCCGGATCGTGGAGTCGGTCGCCGCCGGCACCGCCCGGCCGATCGACCTCACCCTCGACGACGACCTCCCGGCGGTGCACGTCGACCCCGACAAGTTCACCCAGGTCGTGACCAACCTCGTCGAGAACGGCGTGCGGCACGGGGACGGTTCCGTGCGCGTGCACGTCGAGGCCGTCGCCGAGGGGCAGGGCAGCGACCCGGCCGGCGTCCGCGTCACCGTGGACGACCAGGGTGAGGGCGTCCCCGAGGAGATGCGCCGACGGGTGTTCACCAAGTTCTGGAAGGGCGGCGCCCGCGGCGGCTCCGGCCTGGGGCTCTACATCGTGCACGGGCTGGTGCGCGCCCACGGCGGCACGGTGACCATCACCGACGCCCCCGGCGGCGGCGCCCGGCTGGTCACCACGTGGCCGGCGGAGGACCTCCGGGCCGACTGA